A window of Pseudomonas monteilii contains these coding sequences:
- a CDS encoding dihydrodipicolinate synthase family protein: MKFEGIYTPAITPLAADGSIDKAAFANVLEYLVESKVHGVIIGGSTGEYYAHTTQERLDLAAQAKDVLNGRLPLIVGTGGIRTEDAVTFAQHAKEIKADALLVGTPPYALPTQQEIADHVKAVDAAAGLPIMLYNYPGRMSMSMGEAFFDAIADVKNVVAIKESSGDMAQLHRLAIHRPNIQLSCGWDDQALEFFAWGAKSWVCAGSNFIPREHVALYEACVIEKNFDKGRKIMAAMMPLMDFLEGGKFVQAIKNGVALNGLSTGGVRKPLSDLDAAEKQELQRVVTELKATIAQIH; the protein is encoded by the coding sequence GTGAAATTCGAAGGCATTTACACTCCGGCAATCACTCCGCTGGCTGCGGACGGCTCGATCGACAAGGCCGCGTTCGCCAACGTACTCGAGTACCTGGTCGAATCGAAGGTCCATGGCGTGATCATCGGCGGCTCCACCGGCGAGTACTACGCCCACACCACCCAAGAGCGCCTCGATCTCGCCGCCCAGGCCAAAGACGTGCTCAACGGCCGCCTGCCGCTGATCGTCGGTACCGGGGGCATCCGCACCGAAGACGCCGTGACGTTCGCCCAGCACGCCAAGGAGATCAAGGCCGACGCACTGCTGGTCGGCACACCGCCCTACGCGCTGCCGACCCAGCAGGAAATCGCCGATCACGTCAAAGCCGTCGACGCGGCTGCCGGCCTGCCGATCATGCTCTACAACTACCCGGGCCGCATGAGCATGAGCATGGGCGAGGCCTTCTTCGACGCCATTGCCGACGTCAAGAACGTCGTCGCCATCAAGGAAAGCTCCGGTGACATGGCGCAACTGCACCGCCTGGCCATCCACCGCCCGAACATCCAGCTGTCCTGCGGCTGGGACGACCAGGCCCTGGAGTTCTTCGCCTGGGGCGCCAAGAGCTGGGTCTGCGCCGGTTCCAACTTCATCCCACGCGAGCACGTGGCCCTGTACGAGGCCTGCGTGATCGAGAAGAACTTCGACAAGGGCCGCAAGATCATGGCCGCCATGATGCCGCTGATGGACTTCCTCGAAGGCGGCAAGTTCGTCCAGGCCATCAAGAACGGTGTCGCCCTGAACGGCCTGAGCACCGGTGGCGTGCGCAAGCCGCTGTCCGACCTGGACGCTGCCGAGAAGCAGGAACTGCAGCGCGTGGTCACCGAACTCAAGGCCACCATCGCCCAGATCCACTAA
- a CDS encoding aldehyde dehydrogenase gives MTELLSKEGYAAIAADLQLRTQAFIDGQFRDAQSGRTFVTTNPATGQQLAEVAACDVNDVNVAVAAAKRVFEAGTWSKMQPNDRKHVLQKFAQLLEDNAHELAVLEALDSGKPVSECQTVDVPETIHTIRWHAELIDKIYDATAPTGHAAVTMVVREAIGVVGLVLPWNFPLLMLAWKIAPSLAAGCSIVVKPAKETTLSALRVAELAHEAGIPAGVFNLVPGGGREVGEAIGRHMDIPMVSFTGSTDTGRLFLKYAAESNLKRIVLELGGKNPAVVMNDCEDLDEVAQFVTAGAFWNMGENCSASSRLIVHKDVKDELLGLMAKHLKDWKLGDPLDPDNRLGAMVSKSHFEKVKSYLDYAAEQKLSIVQGGETEQGVFVQPTIVDNVGRDSKLFVEEIFGPVLSVTSFSTIDEAIELANDTVYGLAASAYTGSLRNALRLSREIRAGVVTVNCFGEGDVTTPFGGYKESGFGGRDKSIWAHDQYTELKTIWINAS, from the coding sequence ATGACTGAATTGCTGAGTAAAGAAGGCTACGCGGCGATCGCCGCCGACCTGCAACTGCGCACCCAGGCGTTCATCGACGGCCAGTTCCGCGATGCCCAGTCGGGCCGCACCTTCGTCACCACCAACCCGGCCACCGGCCAGCAGCTGGCCGAAGTCGCCGCCTGCGACGTCAACGACGTGAACGTCGCCGTGGCCGCGGCCAAGCGCGTGTTCGAGGCCGGCACCTGGTCGAAGATGCAGCCGAACGACCGCAAGCACGTGCTGCAGAAGTTCGCCCAGCTGCTCGAAGACAACGCCCATGAACTGGCGGTGCTCGAGGCCCTGGACAGCGGCAAGCCGGTCAGCGAGTGCCAGACCGTCGACGTGCCGGAAACCATCCACACCATCCGCTGGCACGCCGAGCTGATCGACAAGATCTACGACGCTACCGCCCCGACCGGCCACGCTGCCGTGACCATGGTGGTGCGTGAAGCCATCGGCGTGGTCGGCCTGGTCCTGCCGTGGAACTTCCCGCTGCTGATGCTGGCCTGGAAGATCGCTCCATCGCTGGCCGCCGGCTGCTCGATCGTGGTCAAACCGGCCAAGGAAACCACCCTCAGCGCCCTGCGCGTGGCCGAGCTGGCCCACGAGGCGGGCATTCCGGCCGGCGTGTTCAACCTGGTGCCTGGCGGCGGTCGTGAAGTGGGCGAGGCCATCGGCCGCCACATGGACATCCCGATGGTGAGCTTCACCGGCTCCACCGACACCGGCCGCCTGTTCCTCAAGTACGCCGCCGAGTCCAACCTCAAGCGCATCGTCCTGGAGTTGGGGGGCAAGAACCCGGCCGTGGTCATGAACGACTGCGAAGACCTGGACGAGGTGGCCCAGTTCGTCACCGCCGGTGCGTTCTGGAACATGGGCGAGAACTGCTCGGCGTCCTCGCGCCTGATCGTCCACAAGGACGTCAAGGACGAGCTGCTGGGCCTGATGGCCAAGCACCTGAAGGACTGGAAGCTGGGCGACCCGCTCGACCCGGACAACCGCCTGGGGGCCATGGTCAGCAAGTCGCACTTCGAGAAGGTCAAGTCGTACCTGGACTACGCTGCCGAGCAGAAACTCAGCATCGTTCAAGGCGGCGAGACCGAACAAGGCGTGTTCGTGCAGCCGACCATCGTCGACAACGTGGGCCGTGACAGCAAACTGTTCGTCGAAGAGATCTTCGGCCCCGTGCTGAGCGTCACCAGCTTCTCGACGATCGACGAGGCCATCGAACTGGCCAACGACACCGTCTACGGCCTGGCTGCCTCGGCCTACACCGGCAGCCTGCGCAACGCGCTGCGCCTGTCGCGCGAGATCCGCGCGGGCGTGGTGACGGTCAACTGCTTCGGCGAGGGGGATGTGACCACGCCGTTCGGGGGTTACAAGGAGTCCGGCTTTGGTGGACGTGACAAGTCCATCTGGGCCCATGACCAGTACACGGAGCTGAAGACCATCTGGATCAACGCTTCGTGA